CCGAGGCGCGCGACGCAGTCACGAGCTGATGCGGAGAAACGCGTGGAGCTGTTTGAGCGCCAGCGAGTTCTCCACGCGCCGCGGCAGCTCGCCCGACTGCGTCGGCCAGCAGCGCCGAGGCCCGAGCGACCTCCAACCAGGACACGGCCCGCAAGACAACCTCGCCCCGGCTTCGTAGACTGCTAGGATCCCCCATCATGAACCGCGACGACTTCCAGCACTTCGAGCCCATGCCCGTCCGCTGGGCGGATATGGACGCCTTCGGCCACGTCAACAACGCCGTCTACTTCACCTACTGCGAGAGCGCCCGCATGGGCCTCTTCGAACAGCTGAACCTGGAAGGCCTGCGCGAGCACCCGCACCACGGCCCGGCGCTGGTCCACGCCTCCTGCGACTTCCATCGCCAGGTCCACCACCCCGCGGAGCTGGATGTGGGGGTTCGGGTGATCGAGGTGGGGCGGCGGAGCTTCAACCTGGAGTACGGCATCTTCCTCCACGGGGAGGAAACCCTGGTGGCGGAGGGCAAATCGGCGGTGGTGTGGGTCGACTACGACGCCAGCCGCGCGGTGCCCATGCCCGCGGGGCTGCGGGATGCGCTCCAGGAGGCGATGGGGGAGTAGAAGCCTGCTAGACTGAAAGCTTCCCGAACTCACCGACTCCGACTTCGCGAGGCTTGCTATGACCCGTTCTTTCTCTCTCCGCCAACCCCTCGCCCACGGCCTTCTCATTTTCGCCGCCTTTGCAGGCTGCATCCTCCCGGCCGCCGCCGCGGAGTTCACCCTCGGCAACCTGCTGGTGACCTTCGAAGACAACCTCTACGAATTCACCCCCGCAGGCAGCCAGGTGCAGCTGCTGGCCATCGACGGGGTGACCGAGGAAGCTCGCGAGCTGGTGCTCGAGCGCAGAGGGCTCTTGGGAATCTACAACGGCACCCTCACCCCCAAGCTCAGCCTGCTGGAGCCCGCCTCGGTGATGTGGGCCGATACAACCTTGGCTGGCTGGAGCACGGTGAACAATGTCAGCTACGGCGGCCTGGCGGCCTATCGCCACTACATGTTCGCCACCGACATGACCACCCCCGATCCCGGTGGGCCGCGGGGGCTGGTGCGCTTCGACATCAGCACCGGCGGCGCCCAACGATTCGCCGACGCCGAATACATCGACGTCACCCTGGGCTTCGACCGCCGGCTCTACGCGCTGGTCGACGACGAGGAGACCGTCGACATCTTCGATCCCGAGACGATGAGCTCGCTGGGCACCATCACCCTCGCCATCGACGTCCGAGGCATCGCAGTGAACGCCGACGGAGACATCTTCGGGGCATCCTGGGACGGCAACCTCTACCGCTACTCCAGCGCCGGTGCGCTGACGGATTTCCACGACACCGGTATCGACAACCTCACCGACATCGACCTCGATCGGAACGGCGAC
This Acidobacteriota bacterium DNA region includes the following protein-coding sequences:
- a CDS encoding thioesterase family protein, yielding MNRDDFQHFEPMPVRWADMDAFGHVNNAVYFTYCESARMGLFEQLNLEGLREHPHHGPALVHASCDFHRQVHHPAELDVGVRVIEVGRRSFNLEYGIFLHGEETLVAEGKSAVVWVDYDASRAVPMPAGLRDALQEAMGE